One Candidatus Aminicenantes bacterium genomic window carries:
- a CDS encoding aminotransferase class V-fold PLP-dependent enzyme, whose amino-acid sequence MKPDELRKEFPVLTARRKGKLPVYFDNACMTLKPLSVTNAMMDYYHGFPGCHGRADHDFAARTSTAFAAARSRLQRFFNARSPNEIVFLRNATEGLNVLSRGIAFAPGDSVLTSELEHNSNLIPWQWAEKHRGIRRIVIPTLEDTGFDMRAFERAMDGSVKLVSLLHTSNVTGVTFPISEIVSIARKHGSLVCLDVAQSVLHQKVDVRRLGVDFMVASMHKMMGPTGMGVLYGRLELLKALDPHLTGGDTVIDSTLNHYVPAEVPQRFEAGLQDYAGAIGAAAAADLVDRLGHRHIHRHLVELNRHITDRLSEFPGVRILGPKDAVRRAGICNLILKGMDAMDTARLLNESAAVMVRPGRHCAHAFFNRRGLSESLRFSFGPYNTVSEVDQAVEAFANIHRLTYRA is encoded by the coding sequence ATGAAACCCGATGAACTGAGAAAAGAGTTTCCCGTACTGACCGCACGCCGCAAGGGAAAACTCCCTGTTTATTTCGACAACGCCTGCATGACCTTGAAACCGTTGAGTGTCACCAATGCCATGATGGATTACTACCATGGTTTCCCCGGTTGCCATGGACGCGCGGACCATGATTTCGCCGCACGAACTTCCACTGCATTCGCGGCGGCCAGAAGCCGCCTGCAACGGTTTTTCAATGCCCGTTCTCCAAACGAGATCGTGTTTCTGCGCAACGCCACGGAAGGTTTGAACGTGCTGTCGCGGGGGATTGCTTTCGCTCCGGGTGATTCGGTTTTGACCAGCGAGTTGGAACACAACTCCAATCTCATCCCATGGCAATGGGCGGAAAAACACCGGGGGATTCGCAGAATCGTGATCCCCACACTGGAAGATACCGGGTTCGACATGCGCGCCTTTGAACGCGCCATGGACGGCAGCGTCAAACTTGTATCGTTATTGCATACATCAAACGTCACCGGCGTCACTTTCCCAATCAGTGAGATCGTTTCCATCGCCCGCAAGCATGGAAGTCTGGTTTGCCTGGATGTCGCCCAGAGCGTCTTGCATCAGAAAGTGGATGTGCGCCGTCTTGGCGTCGACTTCATGGTGGCGTCGATGCATAAAATGATGGGACCGACCGGAATGGGCGTCCTCTATGGCCGGTTGGAACTTCTGAAAGCCTTGGATCCTCACCTTACGGGCGGTGACACGGTGATTGATTCGACCTTGAACCATTACGTGCCCGCGGAGGTTCCACAGCGCTTCGAGGCTGGATTGCAGGATTACGCCGGGGCTATCGGGGCCGCGGCAGCGGCGGATTTGGTGGATCGACTGGGCCATCGCCATATTCATCGTCACCTGGTGGAATTGAACCGCCATATCACGGATCGTCTGTCCGAATTCCCGGGAGTGCGTATTCTGGGACCCAAAGATGCCGTCCGCAGGGCCGGGATCTGTAACCTGATTCTGAAAGGAATGGATGCCATGGACACAGCGCGTTTACTCAATGAATCTGCGGCGGTAATGGTCCGGCCGGGCAGGCATTGCGCCCATGCATTCTTTAACCGCCGCGGCCTGTCGGAGAGCTTGCGTTTTTCATTCGGGCCTTACAATACTGTGTCGGAAGTGGATCAGGCCGTGGAAGCATTTGCCAATATTCATCGGCTTACGTACCGGGCATGA
- a CDS encoding Rrf2 family transcriptional regulator: MKISARTRYAIRILVELGTDMSRVHSLREVEAGQQISAKFAKQILQPLESRSLITSRRGARGGYRLKIDPNQVSLLDVFKITGEPLLTAPCVNDLEYCPRNHGCGARSHWQALDKLIRDYLEQTTIADLIRAEKRDSVVPDS; this comes from the coding sequence ATGAAAATATCAGCGCGGACAAGATACGCGATACGCATCCTGGTTGAACTGGGAACGGATATGTCCCGAGTTCATTCCCTGCGGGAAGTGGAGGCCGGCCAGCAGATATCCGCCAAGTTCGCCAAGCAGATTCTGCAACCCCTGGAAAGCCGGAGTTTGATCACCAGTCGGCGCGGCGCCCGCGGCGGGTACAGACTGAAGATTGATCCCAACCAGGTTTCACTCCTGGACGTGTTCAAGATCACCGGAGAACCCCTGCTTACCGCTCCCTGTGTCAATGACTTAGAGTATTGTCCCCGCAACCACGGTTGCGGCGCCCGCAGTCACTGGCAAGCCCTGGACAAACTGATCCGGGACTATCTGGAGCAGACCACCATCGCCGACCTGATCCGAGCGGAAAAACGCGACTCAGTTGTCCCGGACTCCTGA
- a CDS encoding methyltransferase domain-containing protein: MADHYDRFNHLSSLGLDAWWRYRSLQGLSLSGRILDLGSGGGQMSEGLAKQRAFCVGVDPSYAMLARGKRFGRAFLPIQAQGEALPFRDNTWDGVISGFVMRNLESLEKTIRECHRTLRPGGILMVLDFFPPRSRLLRAFFRIYLGRIVPWVYGKVTGLGRDAAWLNRSIDEFMSVSEFRKLVGACGFTIVRIRPLVFRIAWRMVAIKEKVSSGVRDN; this comes from the coding sequence ATGGCGGATCATTACGATCGCTTCAACCACTTGTCCAGCCTGGGTTTGGATGCCTGGTGGCGGTATCGCTCCCTGCAGGGACTTTCACTGAGCGGCCGCATCCTTGACCTGGGAAGCGGGGGCGGGCAGATGTCCGAGGGCCTGGCAAAACAACGGGCTTTCTGCGTTGGTGTCGATCCGAGTTACGCCATGCTGGCCAGGGGGAAAAGGTTTGGAAGGGCTTTCCTGCCCATCCAGGCACAGGGAGAAGCCCTGCCGTTCCGCGATAATACCTGGGACGGGGTGATTTCAGGATTTGTTATGCGCAACCTGGAAAGCCTGGAAAAAACCATCCGGGAATGCCATAGGACCCTGCGTCCGGGGGGGATCCTCATGGTATTGGATTTCTTTCCTCCCCGTTCCCGGCTGTTACGGGCTTTTTTCCGTATCTACCTGGGCAGGATCGTTCCGTGGGTCTATGGCAAAGTCACCGGGTTGGGCCGGGATGCGGCGTGGTTGAATCGATCTATTGATGAATTCATGTCGGTTTCAGAGTTTCGGAAATTGGTTGGCGCATGCGGTTTCACCATAGTTCGCATACGTCCCCTGGTGTTTCGCATTGCCTGGCGTATGGTCGCGATTAAGGAGAAAGTTTCTTCAGGAGTCCGGGACAACTGA
- a CDS encoding oligopeptide transporter, OPT family, which produces MSHDELRGRDRPTGLPENAYRKLEEGETYRPVVPADRPLPEVTPYSLFWGMFYAVLFSMAAAYLGLKIGQVFEAAIPIAILAVGFSVMTGRRNALSENVIIQSIGASSGLIVAGAIFTIPGLYILGLEATFMQVFLASLLGGFMGILFLIPFRKYFVADMHGEFPFPEATATTEVLVAGEAGGNQARILVKALFIGGLYDFMVSGLGFWKEIVSTRVFSWGRKLADSVKLEFNINIGAAVTGLGYIIGLKYSLIIACGSFLSWWVLVPAIYYIGQFNPAPILNAAKPISDMLPIEIFSEYVRHIGIGGIAAAGIIGIIKSRGIIVGAFRLAAREITGKGSEQGIERPERLQRDMSMKWNVILIFATLIGVFAFFLLGVVGGNWYHALVGLVIVTIISFLFTTVSARAIAIVGTNPVSGMTLMTLIISSVILVSVGLKGEQGMLAALLIGGVVCTALAMAGGFITDLKIGYWLGTTPVTQQRYKFLGTLLSAAAVGLVILMLYKTYGFGPGGLEAPQASAMAAVLKPLMTGQPAPWLLYLAGIMLAIVLEFIGVPPLAFALGMYLPLYLNTPLLAGGLIAHFVSRSTSDKKLQTARKERGTLIASGFIAGGAIMGVVAAAIIYFGQLVFGEGWSMIRSLGTEHWQESFGGEALGFVMFLLLLGYLYWDSRRARVE; this is translated from the coding sequence ATGAGCCATGATGAACTCAGGGGGCGGGATCGTCCCACCGGCTTGCCGGAAAACGCCTATCGCAAGCTGGAAGAAGGAGAAACGTATCGTCCCGTGGTTCCCGCTGACCGGCCGTTGCCGGAAGTGACCCCATATTCACTTTTCTGGGGCATGTTTTATGCGGTTTTGTTTTCAATGGCCGCGGCTTATCTTGGCCTGAAGATCGGCCAGGTGTTTGAGGCCGCCATACCCATCGCCATCCTGGCCGTGGGATTTTCGGTCATGACGGGGCGGCGCAACGCCTTGTCGGAGAACGTGATCATCCAGTCCATCGGTGCCAGTTCGGGACTGATCGTCGCCGGGGCCATCTTTACCATACCCGGACTCTACATTCTGGGTCTTGAAGCCACGTTCATGCAGGTGTTTCTGGCATCTTTGCTGGGCGGGTTCATGGGTATCCTTTTCCTGATTCCTTTCCGCAAGTATTTCGTGGCGGATATGCACGGGGAGTTCCCCTTTCCCGAAGCCACGGCGACCACCGAGGTGCTGGTGGCCGGGGAAGCGGGCGGGAACCAGGCACGAATCCTGGTTAAAGCGCTGTTCATCGGCGGCTTGTACGACTTCATGGTTTCCGGCCTGGGTTTCTGGAAAGAGATCGTTTCCACCCGGGTGTTTTCCTGGGGCCGCAAACTGGCGGATTCCGTGAAATTGGAATTCAACATCAATATCGGGGCGGCCGTAACCGGCCTTGGTTATATCATCGGCCTGAAGTATTCCCTGATTATCGCCTGCGGATCCTTTCTTTCCTGGTGGGTACTGGTGCCGGCCATCTACTACATCGGCCAGTTCAATCCCGCACCCATCCTGAACGCCGCCAAGCCCATATCCGATATGCTTCCGATTGAGATCTTCAGTGAATACGTGCGCCATATCGGTATCGGCGGCATTGCCGCGGCCGGGATTATCGGCATTATCAAGTCTCGCGGCATCATCGTGGGCGCCTTCCGGCTGGCCGCCCGTGAAATCACCGGCAAGGGAAGTGAACAAGGCATTGAGCGCCCGGAACGCCTGCAGCGCGACATGTCCATGAAATGGAATGTCATCCTGATTTTTGCAACGTTGATAGGTGTGTTCGCCTTTTTCCTGCTGGGCGTTGTGGGAGGCAACTGGTACCATGCCCTGGTCGGCCTGGTCATCGTGACCATCATCTCTTTCCTGTTTACCACGGTTTCCGCCCGGGCCATCGCCATAGTGGGCACGAACCCCGTATCGGGAATGACGCTGATGACCCTGATCATTTCTTCGGTGATTCTCGTGTCCGTGGGCCTGAAAGGTGAACAGGGCATGTTGGCCGCGCTGTTGATCGGAGGTGTCGTGTGCACCGCCCTGGCCATGGCCGGAGGCTTTATCACCGACTTAAAGATCGGGTACTGGCTTGGCACAACTCCGGTAACCCAGCAGCGTTACAAGTTTCTGGGTACCCTGCTTTCCGCGGCCGCGGTCGGCCTGGTGATTTTGATGCTCTACAAGACCTATGGCTTCGGTCCGGGTGGACTGGAAGCGCCCCAGGCTTCGGCCATGGCTGCGGTACTAAAGCCCTTGATGACCGGCCAACCGGCTCCCTGGCTGCTTTACCTGGCGGGAATCATGTTGGCCATCGTCCTGGAGTTCATCGGTGTTCCTCCGCTGGCCTTCGCCCTGGGGATGTACCTGCCGCTTTACCTCAACACACCCCTGCTGGCCGGCGGCCTGATCGCGCATTTTGTTTCCCGCAGCACCAGTGACAAAAAACTGCAGACTGCGCGCAAGGAGCGGGGGACCCTGATTGCATCCGGATTCATTGCCGGAGGGGCCATCATGGGAGTAGTGGCCGCGGCCATTATATATTTCGGCCAACTGGTATTCGGCGAAGGATGGTCCATGATCCGGTCCCTGGGGACCGAGCACTGGCAGGAATCATTCGGCGGCGAGGCCCTGGGTTTTGTCATGTTCCTGCTGCTGCTGGGTTACCTGTACTGGGATTCGCGACGCGCCCGGGTGGAATAA
- a CDS encoding dihydroorotate dehydrogenase-like protein has protein sequence MDVSTSYMGLELRNPIIIGSCGFTGSLDSIRRLEDHGAAAVVLKSIFEEQILNEAGTLHEGSMGHAEAADYITQYTRRHSLDEYLRLIRDSREKTGIPVIASINCISASEWTEYARQIEQAGAHALELNLFVLPADTQQDGEAIEGIYFDIVSQVTAQVVIPVALKISPYFSSLANTAFNLSVRNVAALVLFNRFYSPDIDIKSMKVINGEVTSCPNENAMVLRWIALLAGRVHCDLAATTGIHDGTAVIKNLLAGAAVVQIASSIYKQGPKVVASMLTEIRQWMEESGVTRLYDVIGRLSRRNIDAPQLYERAQFMKYFAGARD, from the coding sequence ATGGACGTATCCACAAGTTACATGGGATTGGAATTGCGCAACCCCATCATTATCGGCAGTTGTGGTTTCACGGGTTCCTTGGACAGCATTCGTCGCCTGGAGGATCACGGTGCGGCCGCAGTGGTGCTCAAGTCCATTTTCGAAGAGCAGATCCTGAATGAAGCCGGCACCCTGCACGAAGGCTCGATGGGCCACGCCGAAGCCGCGGATTACATCACCCAGTACACCCGACGCCACAGCCTGGACGAATACCTGCGCCTCATTCGCGACAGCCGGGAAAAAACCGGCATCCCCGTAATTGCCAGCATCAACTGCATTTCCGCTTCCGAGTGGACGGAATACGCCCGCCAGATCGAGCAGGCCGGCGCCCATGCGCTGGAACTCAACCTGTTCGTATTGCCCGCGGATACGCAACAGGACGGGGAAGCCATTGAAGGAATATATTTCGACATCGTCAGCCAGGTCACGGCCCAGGTAGTCATTCCCGTGGCGCTGAAAATCAGCCCCTATTTTTCCAGCCTGGCCAACACGGCATTTAACCTGTCGGTACGCAATGTGGCCGCCCTGGTCCTGTTCAACCGCTTTTACAGTCCGGACATAGATATTAAATCGATGAAAGTCATCAACGGAGAAGTCACCAGCTGCCCCAACGAGAATGCGATGGTATTGCGCTGGATCGCCTTATTGGCGGGCCGGGTTCACTGCGACCTGGCCGCCACTACCGGAATCCACGATGGGACCGCGGTAATCAAGAACCTTCTGGCCGGAGCCGCGGTTGTGCAGATCGCGTCGTCCATCTACAAACAGGGACCCAAAGTCGTGGCTTCCATGCTGACGGAAATCCGACAATGGATGGAGGAGTCCGGTGTGACGCGGCTTTATGATGTGATCGGCCGACTGAGCCGCAGGAACATCGATGCCCCGCAACTCTATGAGCGCGCCCAATTCATGAAATACTTCGCCGGCGCTAGAGACTGA